From the genome of Triticum aestivum cultivar Chinese Spring chromosome 3B, IWGSC CS RefSeq v2.1, whole genome shotgun sequence, one region includes:
- the LOC123065555 gene encoding flap endonuclease 1-B, with protein sequence MKLISEEAPDAKKKWDLRHYSGKTIAIDTSICIHQFLAVNGEMKNHNGQQTGHILGLLQRTAKFLEAGIYPVYVLEGKPPKMKKGTLDERKLKRQLKKQTAEHEPRGIAGLQAAEDIRRTSSDSSVSPLTKKPRVDVASRAHVNDKDVLEDPSKAAKMKELIEGTTMLTNTHSNDCKRLFVLIGVPVVQAPGEAEAQCVQLCKESKAHAVASEDSDCLPLGAPLLLPFFGTLRLMDLWRNTIPPRC encoded by the exons ATGAAGTTGATTTCGGAAGAGGCTCCAGATGCGAAGAAGAAGTGGGATTTAAGACATTACTCTGGAAAAACTATTGCCATTGACACAAGCATCTGCATTCATCAGTTTCTG GCTGTAAATGGAGAGATGAAAAATCATAACGGTCAACAAACAGG CCATATTCTAGGCTTACTTCAGCGAACTGCTAAATTTTTAGAGGCTGGAATCTATCCAGT ATACGTTCTTGAAGGAAAACCTCCTAAAATGAAGAAGGGAACACTTGATGAAAG AAAATTAAAGAGACAATTAAAGAAACAGACTGCAGAACATGAACCCAGAGGCATTGCTGGGCTTCAGGCAGCTGAAGATATCAGGAGGACTAGTTCTGACTCTAGCGTTTCTCCACTAACAAAGAAACCAAG GGTTGACGTTGCTTCACGAGCCCACGTCAACGACAAAGATGTACTTGAGGATCCAAGTAAAGCTGCAAAGATGAAAGAATTGATAGAAGGGACAACGATG CTCACAAACACACACTCAAATGATTGTAAAAGGTTGTTTGTACTTATCGGTGTTCCTGTCGTACAG GCTCCCGGTGAAGCAGAAGCCCAGTGCGTCCAGTTATGCAAAGAGAGCAAG GCGCATGCTGTTGCCTCGGAAGACTCGGACTGTCTTCCGCTCGGGGCGCCATTACTTCTTCCGTTCTTCGGAACTTTAAGGCTGATGGATTTGTGGAGGAATACAATACCACCAAG GTGTTAA
- the LOC123070454 gene encoding ABC transporter D family member 1 isoform X1 — protein sequence MARLFYHKPKFAILDECTSAVTTDMEERFCKKVRAMGTSCITISHRPALVAFHDIVLSLDGEGDWNVQHRREDSSFSTEESDFQSLETDRKSDALTVQRAFMRRAKNNPSLGSKDHSYSTEVIATSPKVEIEHAVRTSRVPHLRCHPRPLPLRVAAMLNILVPKLLDKQGRQLLAVAVLVFSRTWISDRIASLNGTTVKFVLEQDKVAFIRLIGVSILQSAANSFVAPSLRTLTSKLALGWRIRLTNHLLRYYLKRNAFYKVFNMSGKTIDADQRLTLDVDKLTTDLAGLVTGMVKPVVDIIWFTWRMKLLSGRRGVAILYAYMLLGLGFLGAVSPDFGRLSGQEQELEGTFRFMHSRLRTHAESIAFFGGGSREKAMVEAKFVKLLNHSKILLRKQWLYGIVDDFVTKQLPHNVTWGLSLLYALEHKGDRALTSTQGELAHALRFLASVVSQSFIAFGDILELHKKFLELSGGINRIFELEELTCAAQRNTMVSSNAISAASEDIISIHEVDTITPSQKLLASKLSCNVVQGKSLLLTGPNGSGKSCIFRVLRDLWPTFSGRVIKPSEGMFHVPQRPYTSLGTLRDQIIYPRSREEAEMKVLSLHQAGNKASASILLDDHLKTILENVRLVYLLEREGWDSTPNWEDVLSLGEQQKLGMARLFFQHPKYGILDECTNATSVDVEEHLYRLATNMGITVITSSQRPALIPFHVLELKLIDGEGNWELCSIRQ from the exons ATGGCCAGGTTATtctaccataagccaaagtttgccATACTTGATGAGTGCACTAGTGCTGTAACGACTGATATGGAAGAACGTTTTTGCAAGAAGGTTCGAGCTATGGGTACATCTTGTATAACAATATCTCATCGCCCAGCTTTAGTTGCATTTCATGATATTGTTTTGTCCTTGGACGGTGAAGGCGACTGGAATGTTCAGCACAGAAG GGAGGACTCTTCCTTTTCCACTGAAGAGTCTGATTTTCAATCATTAGAAACTGATCGCAAATCTGATGCACTGACTGTTCAAAGAGCTTTTATGAGAAGGGCAAAG AACAATCCTTCGTTGGGGTCCAAGGACCATTCGTACTCTACAGAGGTCATAGCAACTTCCCCTAAGGTGGAAATAGAACATGCAGTACGGACATCTCGGGTTCCACATTTGCGATGCCACCCAAGACCTTTGCCTCTCAGAGTAGCTGCAATGCTCAACATACTA GTTCCTAAACTTCTTGATAAACAAGGCAGGCAGTTGCTTGCTGTTGCTGTACTTGTTTTCTCTCGTACATGGATCTCTGATCGTATTGCTTCATTGAATG GGACAACTGTGAAGTTTGTCTTAGAGCAGGATAAAGTTGCCTTCATTCGCTTGATTGGTGTCAGTATTCTACAAAGTGCTGCAAATTCTTTTGTGGCACCATCTCTTAG GACCCTTACCTCTAAACTTGCCCTTGGATGGCGAATTCGCTTGACCAATCATTTGCTTCGATATTATTTGAAAAGAAATGCATTCTACAAG GTATTCAACATGTCAGGTAAAACTATTGATGCAGACCAAAGATTAACACTTGATGTAGACAAGTTGACCACTGATCTTGCTGGCCTAGTTACTGGAATGGTAAAACCAGTGGTTGACATTATTTG GTTTACATGGAGAATGAAGCTCTTGTCAGGACGAAGAGGAGTTGCTATACTATATGCTTACATGTTACTGGGTTTGGGCTTCCTGGGAGCAGTATCCCCTGACTTTGGTCGTCTCTCGGGCCAAGAACAAGAACTTGAAGGAACAttcag GTTCATGCACTCAAGACTGCGGACACATGCTGAATCAATTGCTTTTTTTGGTGGTGGTTCAAGAGAGAAAGCT ATGGTTGAGGCTAAATTCGTAAAGTTACTTAACCACTCAAAGATTCTCTTGAGGAAACAGTGGCTTTATGGTATTGTTGATGATTTTGTTACAAAGCAACTTCCTCACAATGTGACATGGGGTCTTAGTCTATTATATGCTTTGGAGCACAAGGGAGACAGAGCTTTGACCTCAACTCAAG GAGAGCTGGCACATGCTCTACGATTCTTGGCTTCAGTGGTTTCACAGAGCTTCATAGCCTTTGGCGACATTCTTGAGTTACATAAGAAATTCCTTGAACTCTCTGGTGGGATTAACCGTATCTTTGAGCTTGAGGAGCTTACATGTGCCGCTCAAAGGA ATACCATGGTGTCTTCCAATGCCATCAGTGCAGCCTCAGAAGATATTATTTCAATTCATGAAGTGGACACCATAACACCATCACAGAAGCTATTGGCTAGTAAACTGTCATGCAATGTAGTACAAGGGAAAAGCCTTCTTCTGACTG GTCCCAATGGTAGTGGAAAGAGTTGTATATTTAGAGTGCTTAGAGATTTGTGGCCCACCTTCTCTGGGAGAGTTATCAAGCCCTCTGAAGGGATGTTCCATGTCCCTCAGCGTCCATATACCAGCCTAGGTACTCTGCGGGATCAGATCATATACCCTCGCTCACGGGAGGAAGCAGAGATGAAAGTTCTCTCACTACATCAAGCTG GCAACAAGGCTAGTGCTTCCATCCTGCTTGATGATCACCTGAAGACAATTCTAGAGAATGTGCGGCTGGTGTATCTTCTAGAAAGAGAAGGGTGGGATTCTACACCAAACTGGGAAGATGTTCTGTCACTAGGGGAACAACAGAAGCTTGGGATG GCCCGTTTGTTTTTCCAGCATCCTAAGTATGGCATCCTCGACGAGTGCACCAA TGCTACTAGTGTTGATGTTGAAGAACATCTGTACAGGCTTGCAACTAACATGGGCATAACTGTGATCACTTCCTCACAA AGGCCTGCTCTGATACCCTTCCATGTCTTGGAGCTGAAGCTCATTGATGGTGAAGGGAACTGGGAGCTATGTTCGATCCGCCAGTGA
- the LOC123070454 gene encoding ABC transporter D family member 1 isoform X2: MARLFYHKPKFAILDECTSAVTTDMEERFCKKVRAMGTSCITISHRPALVAFHDIVLSLDGEGDWNVQHRREDSSFSTEESDFQSLETDRKSDALTVQRAFMRRAKNNPSLGSKDHSYSTEVIATSPKVEIEHAVRTSRVPHLRCHPRPLPLRVAAMLNILVPKLLDKQGRQLLAVAVLVFSRTWISDRIASLNGTTVKFVLEQDKVAFIRLIGVSILQSAANSFVAPSLRTLTSKLALGWRIRLTNHLLRYYLKRNAFYKVFNMSGKTIDADQRLTLDVDKLTTDLAGLVTGMVKPVVDIIWFTWRMKLLSGRRGVAILYAYMLLGLGFLGAVSPDFGRLSGQEQELEGTFRFMHSRLRTHAESIAFFGGGSREKAMVEAKFVKLLNHSKILLRKQWLYGIVDDFVTKQLPHNVTWGLSLLYALEHKGDRALTSTQGELAHALRFLASVVSQSFIAFGDILELHKKFLELSGGINRIFELEELTCAAQRNTMVSSNAISAASEDIISIHEVDTITPSQKLLASKLSCNVVQGKSLLLTGPNGSGKSCIFRVLRDLWPTFSGRVIKPSEGMFHVPQRPYTSLGTLRDQIIYPRSREEAEMKVLSLHQAGNKASASILLDDHLKTILENVRLVYLLEREGWDSTPNWEDVLSLGEQQKLGMARLFFQHPKYGILDECTNATSVDVEEHLYRLATNMGITVITSSQISASIIPVTTQNFLYWRTVNV, from the exons ATGGCCAGGTTATtctaccataagccaaagtttgccATACTTGATGAGTGCACTAGTGCTGTAACGACTGATATGGAAGAACGTTTTTGCAAGAAGGTTCGAGCTATGGGTACATCTTGTATAACAATATCTCATCGCCCAGCTTTAGTTGCATTTCATGATATTGTTTTGTCCTTGGACGGTGAAGGCGACTGGAATGTTCAGCACAGAAG GGAGGACTCTTCCTTTTCCACTGAAGAGTCTGATTTTCAATCATTAGAAACTGATCGCAAATCTGATGCACTGACTGTTCAAAGAGCTTTTATGAGAAGGGCAAAG AACAATCCTTCGTTGGGGTCCAAGGACCATTCGTACTCTACAGAGGTCATAGCAACTTCCCCTAAGGTGGAAATAGAACATGCAGTACGGACATCTCGGGTTCCACATTTGCGATGCCACCCAAGACCTTTGCCTCTCAGAGTAGCTGCAATGCTCAACATACTA GTTCCTAAACTTCTTGATAAACAAGGCAGGCAGTTGCTTGCTGTTGCTGTACTTGTTTTCTCTCGTACATGGATCTCTGATCGTATTGCTTCATTGAATG GGACAACTGTGAAGTTTGTCTTAGAGCAGGATAAAGTTGCCTTCATTCGCTTGATTGGTGTCAGTATTCTACAAAGTGCTGCAAATTCTTTTGTGGCACCATCTCTTAG GACCCTTACCTCTAAACTTGCCCTTGGATGGCGAATTCGCTTGACCAATCATTTGCTTCGATATTATTTGAAAAGAAATGCATTCTACAAG GTATTCAACATGTCAGGTAAAACTATTGATGCAGACCAAAGATTAACACTTGATGTAGACAAGTTGACCACTGATCTTGCTGGCCTAGTTACTGGAATGGTAAAACCAGTGGTTGACATTATTTG GTTTACATGGAGAATGAAGCTCTTGTCAGGACGAAGAGGAGTTGCTATACTATATGCTTACATGTTACTGGGTTTGGGCTTCCTGGGAGCAGTATCCCCTGACTTTGGTCGTCTCTCGGGCCAAGAACAAGAACTTGAAGGAACAttcag GTTCATGCACTCAAGACTGCGGACACATGCTGAATCAATTGCTTTTTTTGGTGGTGGTTCAAGAGAGAAAGCT ATGGTTGAGGCTAAATTCGTAAAGTTACTTAACCACTCAAAGATTCTCTTGAGGAAACAGTGGCTTTATGGTATTGTTGATGATTTTGTTACAAAGCAACTTCCTCACAATGTGACATGGGGTCTTAGTCTATTATATGCTTTGGAGCACAAGGGAGACAGAGCTTTGACCTCAACTCAAG GAGAGCTGGCACATGCTCTACGATTCTTGGCTTCAGTGGTTTCACAGAGCTTCATAGCCTTTGGCGACATTCTTGAGTTACATAAGAAATTCCTTGAACTCTCTGGTGGGATTAACCGTATCTTTGAGCTTGAGGAGCTTACATGTGCCGCTCAAAGGA ATACCATGGTGTCTTCCAATGCCATCAGTGCAGCCTCAGAAGATATTATTTCAATTCATGAAGTGGACACCATAACACCATCACAGAAGCTATTGGCTAGTAAACTGTCATGCAATGTAGTACAAGGGAAAAGCCTTCTTCTGACTG GTCCCAATGGTAGTGGAAAGAGTTGTATATTTAGAGTGCTTAGAGATTTGTGGCCCACCTTCTCTGGGAGAGTTATCAAGCCCTCTGAAGGGATGTTCCATGTCCCTCAGCGTCCATATACCAGCCTAGGTACTCTGCGGGATCAGATCATATACCCTCGCTCACGGGAGGAAGCAGAGATGAAAGTTCTCTCACTACATCAAGCTG GCAACAAGGCTAGTGCTTCCATCCTGCTTGATGATCACCTGAAGACAATTCTAGAGAATGTGCGGCTGGTGTATCTTCTAGAAAGAGAAGGGTGGGATTCTACACCAAACTGGGAAGATGTTCTGTCACTAGGGGAACAACAGAAGCTTGGGATG GCCCGTTTGTTTTTCCAGCATCCTAAGTATGGCATCCTCGACGAGTGCACCAA TGCTACTAGTGTTGATGTTGAAGAACATCTGTACAGGCTTGCAACTAACATGGGCATAACTGTGATCACTTCCTCACAAATAAGTGCTTCGATAATCCCTGTGACAACACAAAATTTCTTATATTGGCGAACTGTTAATGTTTAG